In Sporomusaceae bacterium, the following proteins share a genomic window:
- a CDS encoding bifunctional 5,10-methylene-tetrahydrofolate dehydrogenase/5,10-methylene-tetrahydrofolate cyclohydrolase (catalyzes the formation of 5,10-methenyltetrahydrofolate from 5,10-methylenetetrahydrofolate and subsequent formation of 10-formyltetrahydrofolate from 5,10-methenyltetrahydrofolate) has protein sequence IGRSNIVGKPMASLLLARNATVTVCHSRTADLPAVTRQADILVAAIGKPGFVTADMVGPGAVVIDVGINRVDGKLVGDVDFAQVKEVAGAITPVPGGVGPLTIVMLMHNTLKAARMQLTK, from the coding sequence ATCGGCCGCAGCAATATTGTCGGCAAACCGATGGCCAGCCTGCTGCTGGCCAGGAACGCCACCGTTACCGTCTGCCACTCCCGCACCGCCGACCTGCCGGCGGTGACCCGGCAGGCCGATATCCTGGTGGCCGCCATCGGCAAGCCCGGCTTCGTGACCGCCGACATGGTCGGCCCCGGCGCCGTCGTCATCGACGTCGGCATCAACAGAGTGGACGGCAAGCTGGTGGGCGATGTGGACTTCGCCCAGGTGAAAGAAGTGGCCGGCGCAATAACGCCAGTACCCGGCGGTGTCGGGCCGCTGACCATCGTAATGTTAATGCATAATACCCTAAAAGCCGCGCGCATGCAGTTGACGAAGTAG